The Thalassophryne amazonica chromosome 13, fThaAma1.1, whole genome shotgun sequence genome window below encodes:
- the LOC117523795 gene encoding pistil-specific extensin-like protein — protein sequence MCDPYVDTTLEDWFQRYLDQESSPPAPPEEAQDLYDSFIPDFVCPEDTDGPLEVPPDSPLLPTYSVPPVVPPYTDAPPTCEAPPPNPPLPPSFIPTITDTPPTCEAPPPNPPLPPSFIPTITDAPPPVRPRTPSPPRPHIKKPPNSFMLFRQEQRPLVAAQNNITDCAAINKILGQMVSVVCTLLHVHNLVVVSVLTNGVFSSVCSGNHFLKSKKKNIADSRKS from the exons ATGTGT GACCCTTATGTTGACACCACGTTGGAGGACTGGTTCCAGAGATATCTGGACCAGGAATCTTCTCCTCCTGCACCTCCTGAGGAGGCACAG GATTTGTATGATTCCTTCATCCCGGACTTTGTCTGTCCTGAGGACACAGATGGGCCTCTGGAAGTCCCTCCAGACTCTCCTCTCCTTCCCACCTACAGCGTTCCTCCAGTGGTCCCTCCCTACACCGATGCTCCTCCCACCTGCGAGGCCCCTCCTCCCAATCCTCCTCTGCCACCATCCTTCATCCCCACCATCACTGACACTCCTCCCACCTGTGAGGCCCCTCCTCCCAATCCTCCTCTGCCACCATCCTTCATCCCCACCATCACCGACGCTCCTCCACCAGTCCGTCCCCGCACTCCTTCCCCACCCAGACCTCACATAAAAAAACCGCCAAACTCATTTATGCTGTTTCGCCAGGAGCAGCGCCCCCTTGTGGCGGCACAGAATAATATCACCGACTGTGCCGCCATCAACAAAATTCTGGGACAGATGGTGAGTGTTGTGTGCACACTCCTGCACGTGCACAATCTTGTCGTTGTGTCAGTGTTGACTAACGGTGTGTTTTCGTCTGTTTGCAGTGGAAATCACTTTCTGAAATCGAAAAAGAAAAATATCGCAGACAGCAGAAAGAGTTGA